The Desulfococcus multivorans DNA window CCGCGTCTCGAAAACCTGCGGGGACTTTCCTGGCCTTACGATGCACTCCTCCGAAACCGGTCCTATCTGGAAACCGTCGCCCGCGGGGCGTCACCTGCGGAAGACCGCCTCCAGGCCCGGCTGTTTCTCGCGCTGCTCCCCTTCCCCGGCCAATGGCGGGAACTTCTCCGCCTGGAAAATCGAACGGACCGGCATCCTGAAATCGTATCGCTCCTGGCCGAGGAACAGCGCAAAATCGACGCCAAGATCGTCAAAAAGCGGCAAAAGACCTTCAGACTCCGCCATTTCTGTCAGATCCTGAAAGTTCCCCGACCGCCGGCGGAAAAGGGTGTCCTCCGGATCTTCTCCCTCCCCTATCTCTTCCGTATTCCCGGGCTGTTGAAACGGATCAGCAAAGAATACGTCATCTACATGGAGCCGCCCTGGGGCGTCCTGGCGCGGCATGCCTGGCTGCGGGTCTTCTCCGATCTCGAGGACCCCTGCCTCATCGGCGCCGGCGGACCGGAGGACCGGAGGTTCCTGGAAACCCAGGCAGGCGTTGTCCCGGTGCCGCTGGCCCACGGCGACTATCTGGAGGAGGACGGCACCGTTCCCCTTGGGGCGGAGAAGCGCTTCGATATCGTCTTCAACGGACTCTACGACGACATGCCGCGAAAACGCCACAACCTCCTGCTGGAACTCCTCTGCCGTCCCGAGCTCTCCCGCCTGACGGCGCTCTTCATCGGTCGCGGCGCATCCCGCCATGTGGCCGCCTTTCGCCGACAGGTGGGGGCCCTGGGGCTCGAAAATCGGGTCACCGTCCGCGACAATCTGCCGAGGCGGGAGGTTCCCCGATATCTCGCCCGCTGCCGCATGGGCGTCCATCTCGCCCTTCACGAAAACGTCTGCCGAAGCATCTACGAATGCTTTCGCTCGGACATCCCCTGCCTCGTCTCCTCCGCCATGGCCGGCTTCGATTTCCATCAGATCACGCCCCAAAACGGCGTTGTCGCTCCCGACGACGCGCTTCCCGCCGCCGTTTGCCGCATGCTGGATCACCTCGACCCATTCTCGCCCCGCAAATGGTTTCTCGACCACTCGGGGTGCCGCAACAACAGCCGCCGCCTCAACGATCACCTGAAGGTTCTCTTTGAACGGCAGGGCTATCCATGGGAGAACGACATCGTTTTGCTGGGATCCAGCGGCGCCAACCGATACGTCGACCCCGAGGACTACCGGCGGTTTCGACCGGCGTTCCATGCGCTTCTGGCCGTCTTTCGGGAATTTCCGCTGCCCCTGGCCGTCGTGCCCGAATAAGGCCCCCGACACCCCTGATCGAACTGCATATCCGGCGGATTTGGCCTTGACTAATATGCCCGGATGTTTCAAGAATATTTTTTCGGCATCCGGTTGAACCCGCCGCTTTGAAATCAACTGTCAAAGGATGAAAAATGGAATTTGTGACCGTCATCGGGCTGGAGGTTCATGCCCAGCTCAAAACCCGAACCAAGATCTTCTGCGGCTGCTCGACAGCCTTCGGCGCCCCGCCGAACACCCATGTCTGCCCGGTCTGCCTGGGAATGCCCGGGGTTCTGCCGGTGTTGAACCGCAAGGTCGCGGCTTACGCCGTGAAGATGGGCATCGCCACCCACTGCACCATCAACCGGGAAAGCCGTTTCGCACGCAAAAACTACTTCTACCCGGACCTTCCCAAGGGCTACCAGATCTCCCAGTATGAGCTGCCGATCTGTGAACACGGTTACATCGAGATCGACGGGGACGGCGAAAAAAAGCGGATCGGCATCACGCGGATCCATATGGAGGAGGATGCCGGAAAGCTGATCCATCACCCCGGCCGCTCCGTCAGCCATGTAGACCTCAACCGGACCGGGGTTCCCCTGATCGAGATCGTCAGCGAACCGGACATCCGCTCTCCGGAAGAGGCCGGCAGCTATCTCAGAAAACTCCACGCCATCCTGAGGTATCTCGACATCTGCGACGGCAACATGGAGGAAGGCAGCTTCCGCTGCGACGCCAATGTCTCCATCATGCCGGCAGGGGCAACGGCCTTCGGCACCCGGACCGAACTGAAAAACCTCAATTCCTTCCGGCATGTGGAAAAAGCCCTGCATTACGAGATCGTCCGCCAGCAGGAGGTCATCGGCGACGGTGGGACGGTCGTCCAGGAGACCCGACTCTGGAACCCGGACAGAGGCGTGACCACCCCCATGCGCGGCAAGGAGGAGGCCCACGACTACCGCTATTTTCCCGATCCAGACCTCCTGCCCGTCGTGGTGGACGACGCCTGGATCCGGGAGATCACGGCCGGACTGCCGGAATTGCCCGACGCCAGGGAAAAGCGCTTCGTGGAGGTGCTGGGACTCACGCCCTATGACGCCGGGGTTCTGACCGCCGAACGCGAACTGGCGGACTACTTCGAGGCCTGCCTCGAGGCCTATCCCCGGCCCAAGCCTGCGGCCAACTGGATCATGGGCCCCCTCCTGGGGCTGCTCAACAGCGAAGGCAAGGACATCGGGGCCTCCCCCATCGCCCCCGCCGACCTGGGTGCCCTCCTGAAGCTGGTGGACGACGGCACCCTGAGCGGCAAGATCGCCAAGACCGTTTTCGAAGAGATGGCCGCCACCGGCAGGCCGCCCGGACGGATCGTCGCTGAAAAACAGCTGGTGCAACTCTCGGACGGCGACGCCATCGAAGGGATTATCAACGACGTCCTCGCCGGTCATCCGGACGAGGTGGCGGCCTTCAGAGGCGGCAAGACCAAGCTGATGGGTTTTTTCGTGGGCGAGGTGATGCGGGCCACCAAAGGTAAGGCCAACCCGAAGATGGTCAACGAGATCCTGTGGCGGAAGCTCGGATAGCCGAAAGCCCGCCGCCCCGGCGCCCGGGACAGCGCGAGAATCGCCGCCCGGGTGTCCCCGAGGGGGGGAGGGCTTTGTACCGCCGGGCGATCGTCGGCGTGCCGCCCGGGGCATTAAACATTAAAAAAAGCCGGAGAAGCACGTGGCTCCTCCGGCTTTGTTATGCCATCAGGAATGTTCTGGTGCGACCTTAGAAGGCCAGGGACAGACGGGCGCCCACTTCGTAGGGGTTCTCGTCGTTGTCGAGGTTCTCGGTGGTGGCGTCGCCCGCGAACAGGTAGGCGCCGACGAGATCCAGGTTCAGGTTCTCGACCACTTCATAGGTGATGACCAGGTCCACTTCCGTACCCAGCACGTCTTCCTCACCGCCGCCGGCAACCTCAATTTTTTCGGCCAGTGCGGCATACCAGACATCCAGCGCCACCTTCAGCTTGTCCATGGGTTTGACCGCGACGCCCAGATTGGCGGCCCACACGTTGGAGATGTTGTCGGCCGGGGCGTTGTTGGAGGTCGTGAAGTCGAAGATGCCGTAGCCCATGATTTCAGACCAGTAGTAGGAACGGCCCTGGGGCGGAGTGAACTGTTCGATGTCCTCGTCGTCGTCATCGTCGCCGGATGCGTAGAAGGCCCGACCGTGAACGTCGAACATGCCGACGTTGACATTGCCGCCGAGAGCCAGCAACCAGGCCTTGAAATCAAGGCTTTCGCCCGTCTGCAGGTCAACATCGCCACCCTGGTAGATACCGGTGAACCACGCGGCACCCATGTCGAAGTCGACATCGAGGTCAAGACCGGCGTACCACATATTCAGTTCCTCTGCCTCTGCGCCAAGCGCATTGGCCAATAAGGAATGGTTTCCAGCCCCAGTGCCGAACCATTCACTGGCGTCCTTGGAATAGATGTACATGAAGTAGGGGTTGACGTCGAACATGCCGCCAAGGGTAAATTTCGGGAAAATACCGAAATAGTCGGCGTCGAGATCGTTGGCGTCCTGAGCGTTATTGAAGCTGAGCTCGGTGCCTTCATAGGCCTTGACCCAGACGAAGGGAAGCTCGAAGGTCTCGCCCTTGTAGTTGACCATAACCCCGGAAAAGTCGTCGTCAAAGAGGAAGCCCCGGGCGAATACGG harbors:
- a CDS encoding glycosyltransferase — its product is MADPPETPFPFAGFQDMLKRFGPRFGCQGVYNSLRKIRQMVSQSSAFHEALEILDDFFHLMDSGRLFTLKDPDAYRRLRRRVRRALFTVLMEGRPRLENLRGLSWPYDALLRNRSYLETVARGASPAEDRLQARLFLALLPFPGQWRELLRLENRTDRHPEIVSLLAEEQRKIDAKIVKKRQKTFRLRHFCQILKVPRPPAEKGVLRIFSLPYLFRIPGLLKRISKEYVIYMEPPWGVLARHAWLRVFSDLEDPCLIGAGGPEDRRFLETQAGVVPVPLAHGDYLEEDGTVPLGAEKRFDIVFNGLYDDMPRKRHNLLLELLCRPELSRLTALFIGRGASRHVAAFRRQVGALGLENRVTVRDNLPRREVPRYLARCRMGVHLALHENVCRSIYECFRSDIPCLVSSAMAGFDFHQITPQNGVVAPDDALPAAVCRMLDHLDPFSPRKWFLDHSGCRNNSRRLNDHLKVLFERQGYPWENDIVLLGSSGANRYVDPEDYRRFRPAFHALLAVFREFPLPLAVVPE
- the gatB gene encoding Asp-tRNA(Asn)/Glu-tRNA(Gln) amidotransferase subunit GatB; translation: MEFVTVIGLEVHAQLKTRTKIFCGCSTAFGAPPNTHVCPVCLGMPGVLPVLNRKVAAYAVKMGIATHCTINRESRFARKNYFYPDLPKGYQISQYELPICEHGYIEIDGDGEKKRIGITRIHMEEDAGKLIHHPGRSVSHVDLNRTGVPLIEIVSEPDIRSPEEAGSYLRKLHAILRYLDICDGNMEEGSFRCDANVSIMPAGATAFGTRTELKNLNSFRHVEKALHYEIVRQQEVIGDGGTVVQETRLWNPDRGVTTPMRGKEEAHDYRYFPDPDLLPVVVDDAWIREITAGLPELPDAREKRFVEVLGLTPYDAGVLTAERELADYFEACLEAYPRPKPAANWIMGPLLGLLNSEGKDIGASPIAPADLGALLKLVDDGTLSGKIAKTVFEEMAATGRPPGRIVAEKQLVQLSDGDAIEGIINDVLAGHPDEVAAFRGGKTKLMGFFVGEVMRATKGKANPKMVNEILWRKLG
- a CDS encoding alginate export family protein, producing MKKLGMLALAAVLVAMFTMPAWAIESEFGGYWRTRFYTTQNFTGEDESEAGDFSGVDTRTRLYYTATFHENLKFVNKFEWDAIWGTGPLGDIGADGKEFEIKNSYVDFNTGPVNWKVGIQGAVFARGFLFDDDFSGVMVNYKGETFELPFVWVKAYEGTELSFNNAQDANDLDADYFGIFPKFTLGGMFDVNPYFMYIYSKDASEWFGTGAGNHSLLANALGAEAEELNMWYAGLDLDVDFDMGAAWFTGIYQGGDVDLQTGESLDFKAWLLALGGNVNVGMFDVHGRAFYASGDDDDDEDIEQFTPPQGRSYYWSEIMGYGIFDFTTSNNAPADNISNVWAANLGVAVKPMDKLKVALDVWYAALAEKIEVAGGGEEDVLGTEVDLVITYEVVENLNLDLVGAYLFAGDATTENLDNDENPYEVGARLSLAF